TTTAGAGAACGGTCACTCTTCATTTCTTTGTGCTGAGCTTGTGCAGAATATGGATCTGCCTTCTCACTGCCACTGATTGCAACATCATTCGAAACCCAGCAAAATTTTGTCATGTCGATCTGTTGTGGCTCTTGTTACATTGTGTATATGATGTCTCCGATTAGTGGTGGAACTGTATTTGTATAGTGAAGTGAGGGGAGTATGCTCAGAGAATCTGTGGAAATGATGCTGTTCTCGGTGttatcatttattatttttctacAGCCACAGACAAAACGTAACactccgcagtgaagatggacaCACACACCGAGATAGCTGTACCGTTTTTTCGAATTCTCTTGCACCACGGCACTTCCAACGTAGCATGGCAAATTTGAATCATTGGCACTAAGCAATCTCACACATATGAGCCAAGTTGCGAGCTTTACAATACACTACAAGATTACAATGTTTTTCACAGGCATTAATCACAGTATTTTTTGTTTCAGCAGCCACGACCCTTGCAGCTTGTTACCATGAACACCTTATGCAAATAGAGGTTTTATCAAGTAGCACCAACAcaacaaagaaacaagcaaaaTGTGAAATGGTCACAAACAGCTGGTATTCTGACAGATGAGATAGATTAAGAATGATATGGAAACAATTCTCCACAAATATTATGCCTTTTATATCCAGCAGAGACAGCGCTCTGAGAAATGGTGAGAAACGGTTGTGAACTCTTTCGTTAGTTCTCGTTTCAAACAACTGTAAACTCTTAAAGCCAGCAAACTAACACAAGACACATCAATCCGAGGTTGTGACTCTTTCGTTAGTTCTCATTTCAACAATTATCAACTATTAAAGCCAACAAACTAACACAAGACACATCAATCCAAGGTTGGACACCTGCTTTTCCTCACTTATCCCTGCCACTAACACAGCTGGAACAAACAAAAAGATTTACACAACAGTTTTTGAAAGTCTCTCATCAAGAGTAAGTGATTTCATTCATGAATGCTGCGATTTTGCTGCCATTGATGCAAGTTTGTGAGCTGAGGAGACTCTTGTTACTTGTACAGGAAAGACTGATCGGCATTGGCTCGGGGCATTAGGGACCAGTGCTAATCCTTGTGTCTCATCTCCTTGTGGTCGATTAAATACTTCTTCCGACTGAATGTCTTTTGGCACAAGTCGCACTGGTAGGGCTTTTCGCCCTTATGGGACCTCTCATGCCTCGCAAGGTttaaacgcaacgcaaaagccatggggcagagctggcaCTGAAACGGCTTTTCACCTGTGTGAGTACGGATGTGTGCCACCAGGTTATGCTTCACTGAAAAGGTGCGACCACAATGTTCACAACAGTAAGGACGCTCGCCTGTGTGTGTGCGCTGATGTCTCCAGAGGCTGAAATGATGTGTAAAGCTGTTATCGCATTGCAGACAATGGTAAGGTCGTTCACCAGTGTGAGTGCGCTCGTGTCTCTTCAGACTGGCCATTTTTGTAAAGGTGCTGCCACATTCGCCACAACGATAAGGATGCTCGCCCGTGTGAGTGCGCTCATGTGCATTCAGAATGTGTTTTCGTGCAAAGCTGCTTCCACAATCACTACATTGGTATGGGCGGTCCCCGGTATGAACTTGGAGATGCACTGCTAGCTCAGACCTTGTTTTGAATCTCTTGCTGCAGTCGGTGCATTCGTGCAGCTTCTTTCCTGTGGGTTTACCCTGGTGGTTACCCATGCAGGAAGGAGTAGACTCCATGCAGTTGCTCACAGGGCGCCTTTCAGTGGTTGAATCTTGCACGGGAAGTGTGCCGTGGTTGACCGCTGAACCTGTGTTGTACAGGGAGAGTACTTTAATAAATGCCAGAACCAACAATCCACAGTTCACTTGGAGTTAGGAAAAAAGTTTAATGTGGAATGTCGACTATCAATAGCTGTGGATGTTGACCAAAAGTTTCATTCAACAAATCGGCTCTAAAGAGAGTTCAGGCCTGATATAAGATGTCTCTAAGTCAATTCTGCCCGCACGCAAAAAACATTCAGACTGCAAGAAATGTTATCGCTGCCAAAAAAAGTAGGGCAGCCTTTCAATCCATCCAAAGTTGATGCATTTGATCACTGCAACTACATTACTGGCATCATGACCAACACTGTCCAAAGTCCAACCAGGTGGGCTATATAACTGAGCAAGTGGCTGTCAGCTATGCTTTGGCCAATgcacaatgccatttttttttgttagcttcTCAGATAGTGTCTGAGGCCAAGGCAAAAGTCTAAAAACGTACCAAGGCCTTGGCTCCTTAAATAATTTCTTGCATCAATAAACAGAACTCAAAGCAATGACAGTTCGATGAATACTTCACATATCACAGAAAACAGCTTTCCAGAATATCGAAGGCACATATCACTTTCATTCCCCACAGTTCAGTAAATTGAAGCTTCTGTATCTTTCAAACTGCAAGGACACTCTTCAGGAAAGCATATATGGAGAAAAAGTGCCGATTCTAACCTGGCAAGTTCTGTCCAGAGGGTACACCATGCTTGTAGTCCCTGAAGCTCAGACCTGCATGTGAAAAGCGGATTACATCCACTGAGACAAAAGATTAGATGTGCAACCGCTCATGTGGTCTCATGCACTTGGAATATGGCATACAATTTCGTAAACCAGGTCTCCAAGGTTGTGTCAAATCAGTAGAGAGAGTCTTAAAAGAAAATAGTTGCAAAGCAAACATTCTTGACTTTTAATTCTACATGCAGATAAGTACTATACttacattaaaaaaaactgaaaacttcCTTCAAATTTATACACCAATTTGAACTGAGTTAACAGCCATTGCATTGATGAATGAACTTGCACAATTTCTGGCTTCATGGGAAGGACAGTACGTCTCCCTACACACAACACAAGCAAAAATGGTACAAAACATTGATACAGTTGTCATTTCTTCATTAAACCATTTATAGGCATTGTACTGCACAAAGGAAAAAACCTTTCAGAGCATAGCTACTGGTAAAATGCCGAGCTTACAGCTGCCCATGAATGTTGCCATTATGCCCATTATGATGTTCTGCCTCCATCGTCTCCAAGAGTGTAACAAATCAAATCAGTAAAACAACATCTATACTGCACACTACTGTCTCTTGAGTGCAGTTAGAGTGTATTATATTTACTCGTTTAATACCTGCACCGCAAATTTTAGGAcaagtgaagaaaggaagaagctcTCACGACCGAGTTTCACAATGCACTTCTAAATGCAGATCAGTTCATCAATGTGCTGTTCAGAAAAGTTTAAGGTTACCAGCTTTTCTAACACCACGGATGGCACAAAAGAAGCCCATTTCTGGGAACACCATGATGAGGTGAGCTCATTGGAACAGTGAGAGTGGGAGCTGATAAAGACAATGGTGAATTTTCAGGCACAAGGGCAGCTCTGGCAAATCGCAGCATGGCGCAAGGCACTTTTGTCTACACAAGGcggggtcaaacacccatttccaGGCATTCCACCCAGCACAAGCCAGGGACAAAACTTGCATATTGTAACACTGGAGGGTATCCAGTGGCACTGGGAATCCAACATCACACATCCTACATGTAATGTGCATGCTCCTATGGTTAGACCACCGCTGTAGAGGGAGTGAACATGGCGACAAGTTGTGAATAAAAGTGCAAACTGTCCCCTTGTTATCAGCTGCAGCATTATTCTGGGCATAATCACAGCACTATACCGGTTTTACAGAACATTTGTGGTGCATGAAGGCTTGACTCATGAAAGGGCCCCAGTTGGGCAACTAAAAGAACACCGTGGACCAGCAAATCCGGTAAAACTGGTGCTACCTTGTAGAACAGATGTGCAGAACAatcagttttgtgagaaaactacAAACTTTCTCACGGTACTAACTATACACATAAATGTCACCTGCTCTTAAAAAAGCCTCGAAATAGAATGGAAGATGTCAGAATGGAAGCTAAATCCACACAGCAACAGATACTGTTTTGAAACAGTAAGTAATGCTATGCATATCACAAAATGAGGTAATTCACTGGTGATTAATCACAAGTAATCATATTATAACCTtcaacaaagcagaaaaaatgcACATAGAGCAGTGAACAGCTGCACATACAATAACATAGAGAATACACAGCATGATACTGACAGGACAGGTTTTGCACAGCTATAGCCTTCACAAGGCTGGAACCAGCAGACAAAGCAACAGTACAAAGTGGTGGAGTCACATTCAATTACATTGACATGAATTTTCAAACATATGAGACCATACAACACAACAATGAAGATCAAGACTGAAGTGTCAAACAGAGATGCAGGAAAAGACTAATTATTCCAGTGCATGCAGATCTTCATCTTTGttttgaaaagcaagaaaaacattgAATCAATTTGCACACTTAACAGAATGATCACACAATGTGCAGCATAATTGCATTTTGTCCTTCATATGAAGTTTAAGTTTTT
The genomic region above belongs to Amblyomma americanum isolate KBUSLIRL-KWMA chromosome 9, ASM5285725v1, whole genome shotgun sequence and contains:
- the LOC144103897 gene encoding uncharacterized protein LOC144103897 gives rise to the protein MESTPSCMGNHQGKPTGKKLHECTDCSKRFKTRSELAVHLQVHTGDRPYQCSDCGSSFARKHILNAHERTHTGEHPYRCGECGSTFTKMASLKRHERTHTGERPYHCLQCDNSFTHHFSLWRHQRTHTGERPYCCEHCGRTFSVKHNLVAHIRTHTGEKPFQCQLCPMAFALRLNLARHERSHKGEKPYQCDLCQKTFSRKKYLIDHKEMRHKD